In Solibacillus isronensis, one DNA window encodes the following:
- a CDS encoding biotin-independent malonate decarboxylase subunit beta, which yields MNNSITLPVSIVESKARERALLLLDEGTAHEILGPFDFFESPHLEAQNIVPQSDDGMIIMQGTIRGRRSLVISIEGSFQGGGIGEVSGAKFAGALERAFVSCEAGELIHPVIIYDTGGVRLQEANYGLLSIAEISSAIVALKKYVPVIGIIPGKVGSFGGMSLTAGLCSALIMTREGRLGMNGPEVVQQEAGIQELNAKQKPFIWKMIGGSMRYNSNLVDAIVEDDVVNYLDALEDLWTKNNFKHRTTEYDTFLNMLNHLQFEEKISPEEAQEILRNRSDLATADSKVADGENSSRGRTWFNAFTNNAPSISETPSVLVADAHLNGEKARFIAVVPNSENKFYRASNGEFGLQEAWTVAKYVRQAIEEDKDSADKRLIVPIVDVPGQAFGYHEELFGIYLACAASVEAYAYARQSGHPIVTCVVGKAISGAFLAHGMQGNRIISLDDSEVQVHVMSKKSAALVTMRTVEELDEFAKSVPSMAYDVHSFQTLGALHELIHGINADEPSKEQVRKVLHSIVMAKEDIIQSGDRTLANRIQSKVAVENGRKASIAVRGKITQQWN from the coding sequence GTGAATAATTCTATTACATTACCTGTAAGTATAGTAGAAAGTAAAGCAAGAGAACGTGCACTTTTACTATTAGATGAAGGAACAGCACATGAAATATTAGGTCCTTTCGACTTTTTTGAATCACCTCATTTGGAAGCACAAAACATCGTGCCGCAAAGTGATGACGGAATGATTATAATGCAAGGGACAATTCGAGGTCGTCGTTCATTAGTTATTTCAATAGAAGGAAGTTTCCAAGGTGGAGGAATCGGTGAAGTTTCCGGTGCAAAATTTGCAGGTGCTTTAGAGCGTGCATTTGTGTCATGTGAAGCAGGGGAACTGATCCATCCGGTCATCATTTACGATACAGGCGGCGTTCGTCTGCAAGAAGCGAACTACGGGTTGCTTTCAATTGCTGAAATTAGTTCTGCAATTGTTGCATTGAAAAAATATGTACCTGTAATCGGTATTATTCCGGGGAAAGTCGGTTCTTTCGGAGGAATGTCGCTAACAGCTGGTCTTTGTTCCGCTTTAATCATGACACGAGAAGGGCGACTTGGCATGAATGGCCCTGAAGTAGTTCAGCAGGAAGCGGGTATCCAAGAGCTAAATGCAAAACAAAAGCCGTTTATCTGGAAAATGATTGGTGGATCAATGCGCTACAATTCGAATTTAGTGGATGCCATCGTTGAAGATGATGTTGTCAATTACTTAGATGCGCTGGAAGACTTATGGACAAAAAACAACTTCAAACACAGAACAACTGAGTACGATACATTTTTAAATATGCTGAATCATTTGCAGTTTGAGGAAAAGATCAGCCCTGAAGAAGCACAGGAAATTTTAAGAAACCGATCTGACTTGGCAACTGCAGATTCAAAGGTTGCAGACGGGGAAAACTCAAGCAGAGGCCGTACGTGGTTTAATGCATTTACAAATAACGCACCATCAATTTCAGAAACGCCATCTGTTTTAGTGGCAGATGCCCATTTAAATGGAGAAAAAGCTCGTTTCATTGCTGTAGTGCCAAACAGTGAAAATAAATTTTACCGTGCCAGCAATGGGGAGTTTGGTCTGCAGGAAGCGTGGACTGTTGCAAAATATGTACGTCAGGCAATTGAAGAAGATAAGGATTCAGCGGATAAAAGATTAATCGTTCCTATTGTCGATGTTCCGGGTCAGGCATTCGGCTATCATGAAGAATTATTCGGCATTTACTTAGCATGTGCAGCAAGTGTTGAAGCGTATGCATATGCACGTCAAAGCGGTCATCCGATCGTCACATGTGTTGTAGGTAAAGCGATTTCAGGAGCATTTTTAGCACACGGCATGCAAGGTAACCGTATTATTTCGCTTGATGATTCAGAAGTGCAAGTACATGTAATGTCCAAAAAATCAGCAGCGCTTGTTACAATGCGTACTGTTGAAGAGTTGGATGAATTCGCAAAATCTGTTCCATCGATGGCGTATGATGTCCATTCATTCCAAACGCTTGGCGCATTACATGAGTTGATCCACGGTATTAACGCAGACGAACCATCTAAAGAACAAGTTCGAAAAGTTCTTCATTCAATTGTAATGGCAAAAGAAGATATAATTCAGTCTGGAGATAGAACGTTAGCAAATCGAATTCAATCAAAAGTAGCGGTTGAAAATGGTCGTAAAGCATCGATTGCTGTACGTGGAAAAATCACGCAACAATGGAACTAA
- a CDS encoding Ger(x)C family spore germination protein produces MTFWLAGCAPFTENNLIEEISPITFLSISKGDNGKLKVSTILPSLSKKNKNVMSQEVSLLKEGVQKYNLNFYQEVKSGQMRMLLISDELAKEGIMSIINVILTDPDIPLRIYLVIVKGNFEKYLESQLDKDENFDYSFYRMLKHYDEKNQGELTVINLHQFKHLLYTPYSDPFLPVFKIQEDGVNYEGTALFQDDKLVETISSLDDRIFQLINNDHYLSVLPISELEVVLGHVRSKIIVDMDSSYSTMTYTVNIDTRIEEYRGEKQLFDPKELENMKKDIETHLEQQTHELFKKMQELKVDPLQLGVQTKRPFSKPMEEKKWIEMFEEMDIKIKYNINIDPLTDANSKR; encoded by the coding sequence ATGACATTTTGGTTAGCTGGCTGTGCCCCTTTTACCGAAAATAACCTTATTGAAGAGATTTCTCCCATTACTTTTTTGTCAATTAGTAAGGGGGATAATGGGAAATTAAAAGTCAGTACAATTTTGCCTTCTCTAAGTAAAAAAAATAAGAATGTTATGTCGCAAGAAGTCAGCTTACTAAAGGAGGGAGTACAGAAGTACAACTTAAACTTCTACCAGGAAGTTAAATCCGGACAAATGCGGATGCTGTTAATTAGTGATGAACTTGCAAAAGAGGGGATTATGTCCATTATAAATGTAATATTGACTGATCCGGATATTCCTTTGAGAATCTATTTAGTTATCGTAAAAGGAAATTTCGAAAAATACTTAGAAAGTCAATTGGACAAAGATGAAAACTTTGATTACTCTTTTTATCGAATGCTGAAGCACTATGATGAAAAAAACCAAGGAGAATTAACTGTCATTAATCTTCATCAATTTAAGCATTTACTCTATACTCCTTATTCAGATCCTTTCTTGCCTGTATTCAAAATACAAGAGGATGGGGTCAACTATGAAGGTACAGCCTTGTTTCAAGATGACAAGCTAGTTGAAACGATTTCATCTTTAGATGATCGCATCTTCCAGCTAATAAACAACGATCACTACTTAAGCGTTTTACCGATTTCAGAATTAGAAGTTGTACTGGGTCATGTTAGATCTAAAATAATAGTAGATATGGATAGCAGCTATTCTACAATGACCTATACCGTGAATATAGACACTAGGATTGAGGAATACCGGGGAGAGAAGCAATTATTTGACCCAAAGGAGTTAGAAAATATGAAAAAAGATATCGAAACTCATCTTGAACAACAAACTCATGAACTATTTAAAAAGATGCAAGAATTGAAAGTGGATCCATTACAGCTTGGCGTACAAACAAAAAGACCATTCTCAAAACCAATGGAAGAAAAAAAATGGATCGAAATGTTTGAGGAGATGGACATTAAAATAAAATACAATATTAATATTGATCCTTTGACGGATGCAAATTCAAAAAGATAA
- a CDS encoding malonate decarboxylase subunit delta, translated as MEKLNYTFQANRPVTKQAHIGVVGSGDLEILIQPIEGSETKVEVRTGITGYAETWQKVVERFVSQQDILASIKINDFGATPGVVSIRLAQAAEVVFGE; from the coding sequence ATGGAAAAGTTGAATTACACGTTTCAGGCAAATCGTCCGGTTACTAAGCAAGCGCATATCGGGGTTGTAGGATCGGGGGATTTAGAAATACTGATCCAGCCAATCGAAGGCTCGGAAACAAAAGTAGAAGTTCGTACAGGAATTACGGGTTATGCTGAAACTTGGCAAAAAGTAGTGGAGCGTTTTGTTTCTCAGCAGGATATATTGGCTTCAATCAAAATTAATGATTTCGGTGCAACACCAGGTGTCGTATCGATACGACTTGCACAGGCGGCGGAGGTGGTTTTCGGTGAATAA
- the mdcA gene encoding malonate decarboxylase subunit alpha, which translates to MVLIQQQRSWSTRLEGKKKRLAEVEHLVNGVTIPTEKIVDVLELLIKPGDRVVLEGNNQKQASFLSQALVKVDPERVHDLHMIMSSVSRPEHLDIFEEGIAKKIDLSFAGPQSLRIAQMIEDGRLILGDLHTYVELYGRLFIDLIPNVALVAADKADRFGNLYTGPNTEETPTIVEAAAFRDGIVISQVNEIVDELPRVDIPGSWVDFIVEADEPYELEPLFTRDPRHITDIQILQAMMCIRGIYEKHGVQSLNHGIGFNTAAIELLLPSYGEQLGLKGKICKNWVLNPHPTLIPAIETGWVESVHCFGGELGMEKYVQARRDIFFTGKDGSLRSNRTLAQLAGQYAVDLFIGSTLQMDAYGNSSTVTKGRVAGYGGAPNMGHDPGGRRHSTEAWYNMMTSQDELARGKKLVVQVAETFQDANTPVFVERLDAIDVKKQANLAVAPVMIYAEDITHVVTEEGIAYLYKTDSPAERREMIASIAGVTPLGMENDVKRTKSLRERGLVAMPEDLNILRGEANRSLLAAKNIDELVQWSGGLYEPPSKFKSW; encoded by the coding sequence ATGGTATTAATTCAACAGCAACGTTCTTGGTCAACAAGGTTGGAAGGAAAGAAAAAGAGATTGGCGGAAGTGGAGCATCTAGTAAACGGTGTAACAATTCCTACAGAGAAAATTGTAGATGTTCTTGAGTTGCTTATTAAACCGGGGGATCGGGTTGTTCTTGAAGGTAACAATCAAAAGCAGGCGTCATTTTTATCACAAGCTCTAGTAAAGGTCGATCCTGAGCGTGTACATGATTTACATATGATTATGTCCAGTGTGTCGCGTCCGGAACATTTAGATATTTTTGAGGAAGGTATCGCTAAGAAAATCGACTTAAGTTTTGCGGGACCTCAAAGTTTACGTATCGCACAAATGATAGAAGATGGCCGATTAATTTTAGGGGATCTGCACACATATGTTGAGCTTTATGGAAGATTGTTTATCGATTTAATTCCGAATGTAGCGTTAGTTGCAGCTGATAAAGCAGACCGTTTCGGAAACTTATATACGGGACCAAATACGGAAGAAACACCGACAATTGTAGAAGCAGCAGCTTTCCGTGATGGAATTGTCATTTCTCAAGTAAATGAAATTGTAGATGAACTGCCACGTGTCGATATTCCGGGTTCTTGGGTCGATTTCATCGTTGAAGCGGATGAACCGTATGAGCTTGAGCCGTTATTTACACGTGACCCGCGTCATATTACAGATATTCAGATTTTACAGGCGATGATGTGTATTCGCGGTATTTATGAAAAACACGGCGTTCAATCATTAAATCATGGGATTGGTTTTAATACAGCTGCAATCGAGCTGCTATTACCTTCATATGGTGAGCAATTAGGCTTGAAGGGGAAAATATGCAAAAACTGGGTTCTTAATCCGCACCCGACACTAATTCCAGCGATTGAAACTGGCTGGGTAGAAAGTGTCCACTGTTTTGGCGGTGAACTAGGGATGGAAAAATATGTGCAGGCACGTCGCGATATTTTCTTCACAGGTAAAGATGGCAGTCTTCGTTCAAATCGAACGTTGGCACAGCTTGCAGGTCAGTATGCAGTTGACTTATTTATCGGATCGACGTTGCAAATGGATGCATATGGCAATTCTTCGACGGTAACAAAAGGGCGCGTTGCAGGTTATGGTGGTGCACCGAATATGGGACATGATCCTGGCGGACGCCGTCACTCAACAGAAGCTTGGTATAACATGATGACGAGTCAGGATGAATTGGCTCGCGGGAAAAAGCTGGTTGTGCAAGTAGCTGAAACATTCCAGGATGCCAACACACCAGTCTTCGTTGAACGTCTAGACGCAATTGATGTAAAGAAACAGGCGAATCTGGCAGTCGCACCGGTCATGATTTATGCCGAAGATATTACACATGTTGTGACAGAAGAAGGGATTGCCTACCTGTATAAAACAGATAGCCCGGCAGAACGAAGAGAAATGATTGCTTCCATTGCAGGGGTAACACCATTAGGGATGGAAAATGATGTGAAGCGTACAAAATCACTTCGCGAGCGCGGTTTAGTGGCAATGCCGGAAGACTTAAATATTTTACGCGGTGAGGCGAATCGTTCATTGTTGGCAGCAAAAAATATTGATGAGCTTGTTCAATGGTCTGGCGGTTTATATGAGCCACCATCGAAATTCAAAAGTTGGTAA
- a CDS encoding ACP S-malonyltransferase, producing MKQAWLFPGQGSQYGGFLESLPTHPTIKETLDEASDVLKTDIKLLATAEKLKSTKNVQITMLAAGVATARTFLNEGAKPDYLAGHSVGAFAAAVTSEVLTFNDALNLVSLRGELMESLQDEAYGMAVIVGLPESTLIEITQKFHTDEKPVYVSNRNAPQQLTLSGHKEAMQNVLDYVSGKGASSAKMLNVSTPSHCPLFLPVQDRLAKEMENITLQRPKFPLISNRNARVLRQSSRIVQDLAESIALPVRWHDATSILFENGVRQFIEMSPGDVLKKLAKNAFQEADSYSVEKDGFNNCLYLAKNEGV from the coding sequence ATGAAACAGGCATGGCTTTTTCCGGGACAAGGTTCGCAATATGGCGGGTTTTTAGAGTCACTTCCTACACACCCTACTATTAAAGAAACTTTAGATGAAGCTTCGGATGTTTTAAAAACGGATATTAAGCTGCTTGCAACAGCAGAAAAATTAAAGAGCACAAAAAACGTCCAGATTACAATGCTGGCAGCCGGTGTTGCAACAGCGCGCACCTTTCTAAATGAAGGTGCAAAACCAGATTATTTGGCAGGTCACTCGGTAGGTGCATTTGCCGCCGCGGTGACGAGCGAGGTACTAACATTCAATGATGCCCTGAATTTAGTTTCGCTTCGTGGGGAACTGATGGAATCTTTACAGGATGAGGCGTATGGAATGGCGGTTATTGTAGGATTGCCTGAATCAACTCTTATAGAAATTACACAGAAATTCCATACGGATGAAAAACCGGTCTATGTATCCAATCGTAATGCACCGCAGCAATTGACTTTATCAGGTCATAAGGAAGCAATGCAAAATGTATTGGACTACGTGTCAGGAAAAGGGGCAAGTTCAGCAAAGATGCTGAATGTTTCTACACCATCCCATTGTCCATTGTTTTTACCGGTTCAGGATCGATTGGCAAAGGAGATGGAGAACATAACGCTCCAAAGGCCGAAATTTCCGTTGATTTCAAACCGAAATGCACGGGTACTTCGCCAGTCTTCCCGTATCGTTCAGGATTTGGCTGAAAGTATTGCTTTACCCGTCAGATGGCATGATGCAACTTCGATTTTATTTGAAAACGGAGTACGTCAGTTTATTGAAATGTCGCCAGGGGATGTGTTAAAAAAACTTGCCAAAAATGCATTTCAAGAGGCGGATAGTTACAGTGTCGAAAAGGACGGATTTAATAATTGTCTATATTTAGCAAAAAATGAAGGGGTGTAA
- a CDS encoding malonate decarboxylase holo-ACP synthase, protein MELTVHDLVYLKSKDQIEYFGDYPDWMNEDEMAKGVAVVRRMKVEDGKVAIGFRGNNRSKRFAAITTISNIKRVIRPFDVLANPYPETHVQSLTYIEKVLDGFKWGIGGSVGFSMATGINVCHENSDIDIILYCEKLQELDQLKPILSQLKKSAHRVDVQVEILGIGAVVLADYLEHSSFIVRTSTGPILFEKESLLYKG, encoded by the coding sequence ATGGAACTAACTGTACATGATTTAGTGTATTTAAAGTCCAAGGATCAAATCGAGTACTTCGGTGATTATCCTGATTGGATGAATGAGGATGAAATGGCTAAAGGCGTTGCTGTTGTGAGACGGATGAAAGTAGAGGACGGGAAAGTTGCGATAGGCTTTCGTGGGAATAATCGGTCGAAACGATTTGCAGCGATTACAACGATATCGAACATTAAACGTGTAATTCGGCCGTTTGATGTTCTGGCGAATCCATATCCTGAGACGCATGTCCAATCACTAACTTATATTGAAAAGGTATTGGACGGTTTTAAATGGGGGATTGGCGGAAGTGTTGGTTTTTCAATGGCAACGGGAATTAACGTCTGCCATGAAAACAGTGATATTGATATTATTTTGTACTGTGAAAAGTTACAGGAGCTGGATCAGTTGAAACCTATTCTTTCACAGCTGAAAAAAAGTGCCCACCGTGTTGATGTCCAAGTGGAGATTTTAGGCATTGGGGCAGTTGTTTTAGCCGATTATTTAGAACACTCTTCATTTATAGTAAGAACGAGTACTGGTCCAATCCTGTTTGAAAAAGAATCATTACTTTATAAAGGGTAG
- a CDS encoding GerAB/ArcD/ProY family transporter, which produces METHQLFKKNVTYNGLYAMLLVNRLQMLYFFLIMPNILIHPYMIWVLIAVGILSQLNLLLLSKWLSSRLSSNGYDGFVQLFGKKLVRFLSFIGLFFILLKLSVITLGFSEIVQTFMLPSTDTNFLVFFILLFCFYVAAKGIEHTIRFVLISFFSTFWMIIFFVFFFFPPIAQLSDLYPLIPMEWKVENWKAFFLILSSYSGPEFLVFLGPWLKTNNKTFRYLSYGNALTVVEYVFLFIASLLYFGSNYLSKSQYPIINMARYFQNPVFERIDMIMLSFELFNLVFAVSLFLLLFYGASKIAFGKMSKPSSGKGLFFSVFLIFIGMVLLNELFWKPWEKQNFLLNLQIIVGSISYFLVPLVIVLVMKKKGC; this is translated from the coding sequence ATGGAAACCCACCAATTATTTAAAAAGAATGTAACCTATAATGGGCTCTATGCCATGTTGTTGGTAAATCGCCTCCAAATGCTATACTTTTTTCTTATTATGCCAAATATCTTGATCCATCCATATATGATTTGGGTGCTTATAGCTGTCGGGATATTATCCCAACTAAACCTTCTTCTTTTATCTAAGTGGCTTTCATCCCGATTATCTAGCAATGGATATGATGGATTTGTCCAATTGTTTGGAAAAAAACTGGTACGGTTTCTCTCTTTCATCGGATTGTTCTTTATTCTGCTTAAACTTTCCGTCATAACCTTAGGATTCAGCGAAATTGTTCAAACATTTATGCTTCCATCAACAGATACAAATTTTCTTGTCTTTTTTATATTGTTGTTCTGTTTTTATGTCGCAGCTAAGGGCATTGAACATACCATTCGTTTTGTGTTAATTTCTTTTTTCAGTACATTTTGGATGATTATATTTTTCGTTTTTTTCTTCTTTCCTCCAATAGCTCAACTTAGTGATTTGTATCCACTTATTCCAATGGAGTGGAAAGTAGAAAATTGGAAGGCTTTTTTTTTAATTTTGTCTTCCTATTCTGGTCCGGAATTTCTGGTATTTTTGGGACCATGGCTTAAAACAAACAATAAAACCTTTCGCTATTTGTCATACGGTAACGCGCTCACCGTTGTAGAGTATGTATTCCTATTTATAGCATCCCTACTTTATTTCGGTTCTAATTATTTAAGTAAAAGTCAATATCCAATTATTAATATGGCCCGTTATTTTCAAAACCCAGTGTTTGAACGAATTGATATGATCATGCTTTCCTTTGAATTATTTAACTTAGTTTTTGCGGTTTCCCTATTTCTACTATTGTTTTATGGAGCATCTAAAATAGCTTTTGGTAAAATGAGCAAGCCGTCCAGTGGAAAAGGTTTATTCTTCAGTGTATTCCTTATTTTTATCGGAATGGTTCTTTTGAATGAATTATTTTGGAAACCGTGGGAGAAGCAGAACTTTTTACTTAATCTTCAAATTATTGTTGGAAGCATAAGCTATTTTCTTGTTCCACTTGTTATTGTTTTAGTAATGAAAAAAAAGGGGTGTTAA
- a CDS encoding triphosphoribosyl-dephospho-CoA synthase produces MKQHVICKRIADEAVAALIEEVQLTPKPGLVDTENNGAHHDLSLTKMQNSAHSLHNTFYQMAMLSFNRQPTVEIREQFGAIGRNGEKEMFAVTENSNTHKGAIWSIGLLCSAIARRQGKVLFPQVFNDAAELANLPDQYIPKSKTNGIKVKENYGIPGAREEAQQAFPHIQKYSLPAFLQAAQKMSLRDAKLTTLLVLIANLNDTCLLHRGGLEGLEFAKQEAKKLLTSFSISNMKKLDELYIKHWLSPGGSADLLAATLFVINMSDKLKRGAQHGKVELHVSGKSSGY; encoded by the coding sequence ATGAAACAGCATGTGATTTGTAAACGGATTGCTGATGAGGCTGTTGCAGCATTGATCGAAGAAGTTCAATTAACACCAAAGCCTGGTTTAGTAGATACAGAAAATAATGGTGCGCATCATGATTTATCTTTAACAAAAATGCAGAATTCAGCACATTCATTGCACAATACGTTTTATCAAATGGCAATGCTGAGTTTCAACCGACAGCCAACAGTAGAAATAAGGGAACAATTTGGCGCAATTGGACGGAATGGCGAAAAGGAAATGTTTGCGGTTACTGAAAATAGTAATACGCATAAAGGGGCGATCTGGTCGATTGGTTTACTCTGCTCCGCAATAGCAAGAAGACAGGGCAAGGTACTCTTTCCGCAAGTATTTAATGATGCTGCAGAACTGGCCAATCTTCCGGATCAATATATTCCAAAGTCCAAAACGAATGGGATCAAAGTAAAAGAGAATTATGGGATTCCAGGTGCCAGAGAAGAAGCGCAGCAGGCATTTCCGCATATCCAAAAGTATAGTTTGCCAGCGTTTTTACAGGCGGCTCAGAAGATGTCGCTAAGAGATGCGAAACTTACTACATTATTAGTATTGATCGCAAATTTAAACGACACGTGTTTACTTCATCGAGGCGGTCTTGAAGGATTGGAGTTTGCGAAACAGGAAGCGAAGAAACTGCTAACAAGCTTTTCAATTTCAAATATGAAGAAACTAGATGAGTTGTATATTAAGCACTGGTTATCTCCAGGGGGATCGGCTGATTTGTTGGCGGCCACATTATTCGTAATTAATATGTCAGATAAACTGAAAAGGGGTGCACAGCATGGAAAAGTTGAATTACACGTTTCAGGCAAATCGTCCGGTTACTAA